One window of the Pseudomonas knackmussii B13 genome contains the following:
- a CDS encoding PilZ domain-containing protein, with protein MSDDHAERRRFSRIAFDASTEISQGEHRWKAELLDLSLQGVLVERPEHFEGSTGQAFQVRIYLGFDANVYMDAELAWEREGLLGFNCRHIDLDSISHLRRLVELNLGDESLLERELTLLGEPEA; from the coding sequence ATGAGCGATGACCATGCCGAACGGCGGCGTTTCAGCCGTATCGCCTTCGACGCCAGCACCGAAATCAGCCAGGGCGAGCACCGCTGGAAAGCCGAGTTGCTCGACCTGTCGTTACAGGGGGTGCTGGTGGAGCGCCCGGAGCACTTCGAGGGCAGCACCGGGCAAGCCTTCCAGGTGAGGATCTACCTGGGCTTCGACGCCAACGTCTACATGGACGCGGAGCTGGCCTGGGAACGCGAAGGCCTGCTCGGCTTCAACTGCCGGCACATCGACCTGGACTCCATCAGCCACCTGCGCCGCCTGGTGGAGCTCAACCTGGGGGATGAGTCGCTGCTCGAACGCGAGCTGACTTTGCTGGGTGAGCCGGAGGCGTAG
- the radA gene encoding DNA repair protein RadA: MAKAKRMYGCTECGATFPKWAGQCADCGAWNTLVETVIDNTPTGGTGSSGRGGWAGQQANIKTLAEVSIEEMPRFSTASNELDRVLGGGLVDGSVVLIGGDPGIGKSTILLQTLCNIATRLPALYVTGEESQQQVAMRARRLGLPEDKLKVMTETCIESIISTARQEQPKVMVIDSIQTIFTEQLQSAPGGVAQVRESAALLVRFAKQSGTAIFLVGHVTKEGALAGPRVLEHMVDTVLYFEGESDGRLRLLRAVKNRFGAVNELGVFAMTDRGLKEVSNPSAIFLTRAQESVPGSVVMATWEGSRPMLVEVQALVDTSHMANPRRVTLGLDQNRLAMLLAVLHRHGGIPTYDQDVFLNVVGGVKVLETASDLALMAAVMSSLRNRPLDHQLLVFGEVGLSGEVRPVPSGQERLKEAAKHGFKRAIVPQGNAPKEAPAGLQVIPVTRLEQALDALFE; encoded by the coding sequence ATGGCCAAGGCCAAGCGTATGTACGGCTGCACCGAGTGCGGTGCCACTTTCCCCAAATGGGCCGGCCAGTGTGCTGACTGCGGTGCCTGGAATACCTTGGTCGAAACCGTCATCGACAACACGCCCACCGGCGGCACCGGGAGTTCCGGGCGCGGCGGCTGGGCCGGGCAGCAGGCCAACATCAAGACCCTCGCCGAAGTCAGCATCGAAGAGATGCCGCGCTTCTCCACGGCCTCCAACGAACTCGACCGCGTGCTCGGCGGCGGCTTGGTGGATGGCTCGGTGGTGCTGATCGGCGGCGACCCGGGCATCGGCAAGTCGACCATCCTCCTACAGACCCTGTGCAACATCGCCACGCGTCTGCCGGCGCTCTACGTCACCGGCGAAGAGTCGCAGCAGCAGGTCGCCATGCGCGCGCGCCGCCTGGGCCTGCCGGAAGACAAGCTCAAGGTCATGACCGAGACCTGCATCGAAAGCATCATCTCCACGGCTCGCCAGGAGCAACCGAAGGTGATGGTGATCGACTCGATCCAGACCATCTTCACCGAGCAGCTGCAGTCCGCCCCCGGCGGCGTCGCCCAGGTGCGCGAGAGCGCGGCGCTGCTGGTGCGTTTCGCCAAGCAGAGCGGCACGGCGATCTTCCTGGTCGGCCACGTCACCAAGGAAGGCGCGCTGGCCGGCCCGCGCGTGCTCGAACACATGGTCGACACCGTGCTGTATTTCGAGGGCGAGTCCGACGGCCGCCTGCGCCTGCTGCGCGCGGTGAAGAACCGCTTCGGCGCGGTCAATGAATTGGGCGTGTTCGCAATGACCGACCGCGGCCTGAAGGAAGTCTCCAACCCTTCGGCGATCTTCCTCACTCGCGCCCAGGAGTCGGTGCCCGGCAGCGTGGTCATGGCTACCTGGGAGGGCTCGCGGCCGATGCTGGTGGAGGTGCAGGCGCTGGTCGACACCAGCCACATGGCCAACCCGCGCCGCGTGACCCTGGGCCTGGACCAGAACCGCCTGGCCATGCTGCTAGCGGTGCTGCACCGCCACGGAGGCATCCCGACCTACGACCAGGACGTGTTCCTCAACGTGGTGGGCGGGGTGAAAGTGCTGGAGACGGCCTCCGACCTCGCGCTGATGGCAGCAGTGATGTCGAGCCTGCGCAACCGTCCACTGGATCACCAGTTGCTGGTGTTCGGCGAGGTGGGGCTATCCGGCGAAGTCCGCCCGGTGCCCAGCGGCCAGGAACGCCTGAAAGAGGCGGCCAAGCATGGCTTCAAGCGCGCCATCGTGCCGCAAGGCAATGCGCCCAAGGAGGCGCCGGCCGGCCTGCAGGTGATCCCGGTGACGCGTCTGGAGCAGGCGCTGGATGCGTTGTTCGAGTAG
- a CDS encoding YdcH family protein, with translation MPLEHHPLAREFPEQRAKMARLIEENAQFTRLAGTYEELDRKIYDVEDGREAMDDLALNSLKLQRVTLKDEIAELLQRST, from the coding sequence ATGCCACTCGAGCACCACCCGCTGGCCCGCGAGTTTCCCGAGCAACGCGCCAAGATGGCCCGCCTGATCGAGGAAAACGCCCAATTCACCCGCCTGGCCGGCACCTACGAGGAGCTGGACCGCAAGATCTACGACGTCGAGGACGGCCGCGAAGCGATGGATGACCTCGCGCTCAACAGCCTCAAACTGCAACGCGTCACCCTGAAGGACGAGATTGCCGAACTGCTGCAGCGATCGACCTGA
- the mscL gene encoding large-conductance mechanosensitive channel protein MscL → MSLLSEFKAFAVKGNVVDMAVGIIIGAAFGKIVSSFVGDVIMPPIGLLIGGVDFSSLAITLKAAEGNAPAVVLGYGKFIQTCLDFLIVAFAIFMGVKAINRFKREEEAAPAAPTKDQELLTEIRDLLKNQNRS, encoded by the coding sequence ATGAGTCTGCTTAGCGAGTTCAAGGCCTTCGCGGTCAAGGGCAACGTGGTCGACATGGCCGTCGGTATCATCATCGGCGCCGCCTTCGGCAAGATCGTCTCGTCCTTCGTCGGCGACGTGATCATGCCGCCGATCGGCCTGTTGATCGGCGGGGTCGACTTCTCCAGCCTGGCCATCACCCTCAAGGCCGCCGAAGGCAACGCGCCGGCCGTGGTACTGGGTTACGGCAAGTTCATCCAGACCTGCCTGGACTTCCTGATCGTCGCTTTCGCCATCTTCATGGGCGTGAAGGCGATCAACCGCTTCAAACGCGAGGAAGAAGCCGCGCCGGCGGCGCCGACCAAGGACCAGGAACTGCTCACCGAGATCCGCGACCTGCTGAAGAACCAGAACCGCTCCTGA
- a CDS encoding ferredoxin--NADP reductase — MTASEEKFTRQTLTDVQTLTPSLFTLRTTRDAGFRFRAGQFARLGVRKESGSIVWRAYSMVSSPFDEYLEFFSIVVPGGEFTSELSRLREGDQLLVDRQAFGFLTLDRFPDGRDLWLLATGTGLAPFLSILQDFEVWERFETIKLVYSAREEKELAYRELIAGLAQREYLAEYAHKLQFIPVVTREQVPGCLNGRITTLIESGELERAACLELSPEHSRVMICGNPQMIEDTRAVLKGRGMNLALTRKPGQIAVENYW, encoded by the coding sequence ATGACCGCCAGCGAAGAGAAGTTCACCCGTCAGACGCTGACAGACGTGCAGACCCTGACGCCCAGCCTGTTCACCCTGCGCACCACGCGCGACGCGGGCTTCCGTTTCCGCGCCGGGCAGTTCGCCCGCCTGGGTGTGCGCAAGGAAAGCGGCAGTATCGTCTGGCGCGCCTATTCGATGGTGTCCTCGCCGTTCGACGAGTACCTGGAGTTCTTCTCCATCGTGGTGCCCGGCGGCGAATTCACCAGCGAGCTGAGCCGCTTGCGCGAGGGCGACCAACTGCTGGTCGATCGCCAGGCCTTCGGCTTCCTCACCCTCGACCGCTTCCCCGACGGCCGCGACCTCTGGCTGCTGGCCACCGGCACGGGGCTTGCGCCCTTCCTGTCAATCCTCCAGGACTTCGAGGTGTGGGAGCGCTTCGAGACCATCAAGCTGGTCTACAGCGCCCGCGAGGAAAAGGAACTGGCCTACCGCGAGCTGATCGCCGGGCTGGCGCAGCGCGAGTACCTGGCCGAGTACGCGCACAAGCTGCAGTTCATCCCGGTGGTGACCCGCGAGCAGGTGCCCGGCTGCCTGAACGGGCGCATCACCACGCTGATCGAGAGCGGCGAGCTGGAGCGCGCGGCCTGCCTGGAACTGTCGCCGGAGCATTCGCGGGTGATGATCTGCGGCAACCCGCAGATGATCGAGGACACCCGCGCGGTGCTGAAGGGTCGCGGCATGAACCTGGCGCTGACGCGCAAGCCGGGGCAGATCGCGGTGGAGAACTACTGGTAG
- a CDS encoding methyltransferase, whose protein sequence is MPTFLTPFAELDLIRQPEQHNDPLQAFDAADEYLLRQVVADGLAEGRRVLVLNDAFGALAAGLAGHARVTSSGDSFLAALALQKNLARNGLAEDAVTFVPASATPTGPFDLVLLRVPKTLALLEEQLIRLHGQLAPGARVIAGAMIKHLPRAAGDLMEKYIGPVQASLAEKKARLLFATPVDKAAVVSPYPTRYKLDKPALEFINHANVFCREGLDIGTRAFLPHLPQGLGRARVADLGCGNGVLAIASALANPDAHYTLVDESFMAVQSAQENWRAALGEREAEFRAADGLAGQPENSLDLVLCNPPFHQQQVVGDFLAWRMFQQARHALVTGGQLWIVGNRHLGYHAKLKRLFRGVEQVAANPKFVVLKASK, encoded by the coding sequence ATGCCGACCTTCCTCACGCCCTTCGCCGAACTCGACCTGATCCGCCAGCCGGAGCAACACAACGACCCGCTGCAGGCGTTCGACGCCGCCGACGAATACCTGCTGCGCCAGGTGGTCGCCGACGGCCTGGCCGAAGGCCGCCGCGTGCTGGTGCTCAACGACGCCTTCGGCGCGCTGGCCGCCGGCCTCGCCGGGCATGCGCGGGTGACCAGCAGCGGCGATTCCTTCCTCGCCGCCCTGGCCCTGCAGAAAAACCTCGCCCGCAACGGCCTGGCGGAAGACGCGGTGACCTTCGTGCCGGCCAGCGCGACCCCGACCGGCCCGTTCGACCTGGTGCTGCTGCGCGTGCCCAAGACCCTCGCCCTGCTGGAGGAACAGCTGATCCGCCTGCACGGCCAGCTCGCGCCCGGCGCGCGGGTGATCGCCGGGGCGATGATCAAGCACCTGCCGCGCGCCGCTGGTGACCTCATGGAGAAGTACATCGGCCCGGTGCAGGCCTCGCTGGCGGAGAAGAAAGCTCGCCTGCTATTCGCCACGCCTGTGGATAAAGCGGCGGTGGTATCGCCCTACCCCACTCGCTACAAGCTCGACAAACCCGCGCTGGAGTTCATCAACCACGCCAACGTGTTCTGCCGCGAAGGCCTGGACATCGGCACCCGCGCCTTCCTCCCGCACCTGCCGCAAGGCCTGGGCCGCGCGCGGGTCGCCGACCTCGGCTGCGGCAACGGCGTGCTCGCCATCGCCAGCGCCCTGGCCAACCCGGACGCGCACTACACGCTGGTCGACGAATCCTTCATGGCCGTGCAGTCGGCGCAGGAAAACTGGCGCGCGGCCCTTGGCGAGCGCGAAGCCGAATTCCGCGCCGCCGACGGCCTGGCCGGGCAACCGGAGAACTCGCTGGACCTGGTGCTGTGCAACCCGCCCTTCCACCAGCAACAGGTGGTCGGCGATTTCCTCGCCTGGCGCATGTTCCAGCAGGCGCGCCATGCGCTGGTTACCGGCGGCCAGCTGTGGATAGTCGGCAACCGCCACCTGGGCTACCACGCCAAGCTCAAGCGCCTGTTCCGCGGCGTGGAGCAGGTGGCGGCAAACCCGAAATTCGTGGTGCTCAAGGCCAGCAAGTGA